The DNA sequence GGGTAAATATCGTTGTATCCCAGCTTTCTCCATCCCATGCGAGCTCTTTTGTCCCGTAAATCGTTCTGAAGGTATTGTTTTTCAAGGCATAGCTGGTAATAAGAGCCATGTCTTCAGCTGTCGTATAATGCCTTTCATCAAACAAGCCGTGCGGATTTGTAAAATGGGTATTATGGACATGCACTTCTTTTTCCAGGAATGTGTTCAAATTTCTCTCATACTCTTCTATATTTCCGTCAATATGCTCGGCAATAGCTGCAGCAGCATCATTCCCTGAGTTTATCAGCATCCCCTCGATCAGATGCCTGAGCGTTGTCTTCTCGCCTTCTTCTAAATAAACCTTAGTCCCTTCTGTTTCAACAGCACTCCTGCTGACAGTCACCATGTCATCCAGATTTCCTTTTTTTATAGCATAAATAGCGGTGGCAATCTTTGTCAGGCTGGCTGGATACATCCGGTCAGATCCATTTTTGCTGTATAAAATAGCATTTGATTGCGAATCAATTAAAACCGCAGCCTCACTCACTATGGCAGGTTCTTTTTCTTCTTTTGCGACAGCGCTCTGTCCGGCGTGTACAGTAAGCATGAAAACCATTAAAGCGGATAAAAATTTCTTCATCTGTCAATCTCCATTTGCTGATTTTGATAGTGCTAAATTCCCTAATTTTGATTGTACCAAAATATTTTGCGGCAAATGGGCTTGTTTATGAATTGTTACAAAAATGAAAAATAACAGGTTTGGTGAATGTTGAGGCTGGGTATATAGCCGGCCAAATTGAAAAGCCATCTATTAAGATGGCTTCAAACAGTGTGCTTTTTTAAAAGCTGCATATTTAGTTTAAAAACACTTTTTATCCAGGGCTGCAAAGGTCTAGCTTCCCCCGCAGCCGCCTCCTCCTCCGCAGCTTGAGCAGCTGGATCCGCCCGAACAGTTCGCCCCCCCTGAACAGCTGCCGGAATCTGAATCATGATCAGTGCTGCAGGCAAAACCGGAACAAGAGGTCGCACCCGCATACCCGCTCTTCATCATTTCTACAGGAAGCACCTCTTCAATATGTGATGAATAATCATCATGCTCATATATCGAGAAAAATACGGCTGCCGGAAGAAGCATGCTCATATCATGTGAAGAAGAAATCCG is a window from the Bacillus infantis NRRL B-14911 genome containing:
- a CDS encoding D-alanyl-D-alanine carboxypeptidase family protein produces the protein MKKFLSALMVFMLTVHAGQSAVAKEEKEPAIVSEAAVLIDSQSNAILYSKNGSDRMYPASLTKIATAIYAIKKGNLDDMVTVSRSAVETEGTKVYLEEGEKTTLRHLIEGMLINSGNDAAAAIAEHIDGNIEEYERNLNTFLEKEVHVHNTHFTNPHGLFDERHYTTAEDMALITSYALKNNTFRTIYGTKELAWDGESWDTTIFTHHRMLKGEVPYTGITGGKTGFVNESKQTLATSAENGKIQLTAIVMKADFKRDIYNDTKTLFDYGFSRFKSSVISKETSFQKGDQIYFSGKDRFVTLPLNHFEKIVTEEGLLKIVDGSGKLIQIFPLEPEAVKAAGPSEAVQAQEIEETPVKSGVFYMVFVLLLASLYIMSRKLYRRIKQRH